The following coding sequences lie in one Gemmatimonadota bacterium genomic window:
- a CDS encoding DUF5916 domain-containing protein: MPPDALILTLKNSRQTTLTISSFITRCALTAFLLVAAAHALVAQSPRKSTRASRLTGAPPQIDGVLNDAAWAAAPVISDFVQKDPDEGKAPTVVTQVRLLYDNDALYIAARMLRPDARAIRRSISRRDSDSDAEVFTVSLDPYHDRQTGYSFSINSGGVRGDFYHPQDQEGGREAQYDPVWSAHSRVDDQGWSAEMRIPFSQLRFNAGEGQVWGLQLTRNLPDKNERNTWVLIPRDVAGFFSQFGQLDGISGIPTSRRLELLPYVTGGLTYRANANPANPFEQKATGRVGGDLKMGLGPNLTLNATVMPDFGQVEADPADVNLTAFETVFTERRPFFTEGAEALAGLAQNFINRPVYFYSRRIGAPPRGSTSGDFIDQPVNTDILSAAKVTGRLKSGLSVGVLAAVTPMEHARSYDSLADRIDAVAVEPASSFAVVRLQQDFGKQQSNAGINLTHAHHFVDERGGLQDILSRDAFAGGMDFKLRSQQGKYEFTGFVGASYVEGDSTAIARLQRGSAHYFQRPDQDHIRFNPGRTSLSGYTASLRHDKNAGYSFWGIQLIARSPGFEINDLGRMQTADDIDFNADFGVRNARPKKSYRFYSLNWATRAGWNFGGIRQYSNLGLNTSLTFNNFTRASLNFAYNIRSLSDVLTRGGPLMGTPNSYSLSSGFNSRPNIPVTWSVNLAHTDDELGGWSWTARSTFSVRPGARWQASVDPTYTRSADARQYVTTKSGGSAATFGSRYTFAFVDRSQLSARFRLNYAVTPNFTVEAYAEPFAASGKYSKFGELSAPRSRQLRGYGEAGTGTAIVRNSDSSYTVTDGAQSFSLPNLDFNRLSFRSNLVLRWEWLPGSTGYLIWQNNRQTATPYGTLVNAGRLIDALSGGGDNFLALKVSYWIGVK; encoded by the coding sequence TTGCCCCCTGACGCGCTGATTCTCACCCTGAAAAACTCAAGGCAGACCACCCTGACCATTTCGTCTTTCATCACGCGCTGCGCCCTGACCGCCTTCCTTCTGGTGGCCGCAGCGCACGCTCTCGTCGCGCAATCGCCGCGCAAGTCCACTCGAGCCTCGCGGCTCACGGGGGCGCCGCCACAGATCGATGGCGTCCTCAATGACGCGGCCTGGGCCGCGGCGCCCGTCATCTCGGATTTTGTGCAGAAAGATCCCGATGAGGGGAAGGCGCCCACGGTGGTGACGCAGGTCCGGTTGCTCTACGACAACGACGCGCTCTACATCGCAGCGCGGATGCTCCGGCCGGACGCCAGGGCGATTCGCCGATCGATCAGCCGGCGCGACTCCGATAGCGATGCCGAAGTCTTCACGGTGTCGCTCGACCCGTACCATGACAGGCAGACCGGATACTCCTTCTCGATCAACTCCGGCGGCGTACGCGGCGACTTCTATCATCCGCAGGATCAGGAAGGCGGGCGGGAAGCGCAGTACGATCCGGTCTGGAGCGCGCACTCCCGCGTCGATGATCAGGGGTGGTCTGCCGAAATGCGGATTCCGTTCTCGCAGTTGCGCTTCAACGCTGGCGAGGGCCAGGTCTGGGGACTGCAGCTCACGCGCAATCTCCCCGACAAGAACGAACGGAACACCTGGGTCCTGATCCCGCGCGACGTGGCGGGTTTCTTCTCGCAGTTCGGGCAGCTCGATGGCATCAGCGGGATCCCCACGTCGCGACGGCTGGAATTGCTCCCCTACGTCACGGGCGGGCTGACCTACCGTGCCAACGCCAATCCGGCCAACCCGTTCGAGCAGAAGGCTACTGGTCGTGTCGGCGGTGATCTCAAGATGGGGCTGGGCCCCAACCTGACTCTCAACGCGACCGTGATGCCGGACTTCGGCCAGGTCGAAGCCGATCCGGCGGACGTCAACTTGACGGCGTTCGAGACCGTGTTCACCGAACGGCGGCCGTTCTTCACCGAGGGGGCCGAAGCCCTTGCCGGCCTGGCGCAGAATTTCATCAACCGGCCAGTCTACTTCTACAGTCGGCGCATCGGGGCACCACCGCGAGGCAGCACCAGCGGCGACTTCATCGATCAGCCGGTCAACACCGACATTCTCTCGGCCGCCAAGGTGACGGGGCGGCTCAAGTCCGGGCTCTCCGTCGGCGTGCTCGCGGCCGTGACGCCGATGGAGCACGCGCGCTCCTACGATTCGCTCGCCGACCGGATTGATGCGGTCGCCGTCGAGCCGGCAAGCTCCTTCGCCGTGGTGCGGCTGCAGCAGGACTTCGGCAAGCAGCAGTCGAACGCGGGGATCAACCTTACCCACGCGCACCATTTTGTCGACGAGCGTGGCGGTCTGCAGGACATCCTCTCCCGCGATGCCTTCGCCGGGGGCATGGACTTCAAGCTCCGATCACAGCAGGGGAAGTACGAGTTCACCGGCTTTGTCGGGGCGAGTTATGTCGAAGGAGACTCGACGGCCATCGCGCGATTGCAGCGCGGCAGCGCCCACTATTTCCAGCGACCCGATCAGGATCACATCCGGTTCAACCCGGGCCGGACCTCGCTCAGCGGTTACACCGCGTCGCTGCGCCACGACAAGAACGCCGGCTATTCGTTCTGGGGCATCCAGCTCATCGCCCGTTCTCCCGGCTTCGAGATCAACGATCTTGGCCGGATGCAGACCGCCGACGACATCGACTTCAACGCCGACTTCGGCGTGCGCAATGCGAGGCCGAAGAAGTCCTACCGCTTCTACAGTCTCAACTGGGCCACGCGCGCGGGATGGAACTTCGGCGGCATCCGCCAGTACTCCAACCTCGGCCTCAACACCAGCCTCACCTTCAACAACTTCACGCGGGCGTCGCTCAACTTTGCCTACAACATTCGCTCCCTGAGCGATGTCCTCACTCGCGGCGGCCCGCTGATGGGAACCCCGAACTCGTATAGTCTCTCCAGCGGCTTCAACAGCCGGCCGAACATTCCGGTGACCTGGAGCGTCAACCTCGCCCACACCGACGACGAACTCGGCGGCTGGTCGTGGACTGCGCGATCAACGTTCAGTGTGCGCCCCGGTGCGCGCTGGCAGGCGTCAGTGGATCCGACGTATACGCGATCGGCCGACGCCAGGCAGTACGTCACCACCAAGAGCGGCGGCTCGGCGGCGACCTTCGGCAGCCGCTACACCTTTGCCTTTGTCGACCGGAGTCAGCTCTCGGCGCGATTCCGGCTCAACTATGCCGTCACACCCAACTTCACGGTGGAGGCATACGCGGAACCGTTTGCCGCGAGCGGCAAGTACTCGAAGTTCGGCGAGCTCTCGGCGCCGCGGAGTCGCCAGCTGCGCGGATACGGGGAGGCGGGAACCGGCACTGCGATTGTCCGCAACTCCGACAGCTCCTATACCGTGACCGATGGGGCCCAGAGCTTCTCGCTGCCCAATCTTGATTTCAACCGGCTCTCTTTCCGGTCGAACCTGGTGCTGCGGTGGGAGTGGCTCCCGGGAAGTACGGGGTATCTGATCTGGCAGAACAACCGCCAGACCGCGACGCCTTACGGGACTCTGGTAAATGCCGGCCGTCTGATCGATGCGCTGAGCGGGGGCGGGGATAACTTTCTGGCGCTGAAAGTGAGCTACTGGATCGGGGTGAAGTGA